The Glycine max cultivar Williams 82 chromosome 3, Glycine_max_v4.0, whole genome shotgun sequence sequence gttcttcttttctctgaagcatatcttttgtttaaactcttgTCTATCTGTGCGGGCCAAGCTATTGTTGTCTGATATACCAAGCATCAACAATTTGATTGTCCTGAAGCTTTTTTCATACTTGCATGGTTCGATGATATAATAAGCAATACCCATTTGTTGCAAACTTTAACTGCACTGCACTAACTTGTACTCTCTCCTGTCTtgaatataagaagaaaaaagcatGTATGCTagtccaaaatataattttaccctATTTAATGAAAGCATATCCAAAATTTCCTTAATTTAATTGGGATTGTTTCCAATTGATAttaagttctaatgaagggcagtttcagtaatgaagttttttttaagagaaaatagaCCATGCACTAAcattataaaacaattttacattGTCATCCAATCATAAATCATCATGTATGATAGATTTATTGACTCATTTCTTAACTAgtatgaattaaatttttttgtttgtttgtatcTGAGACCAGATAGAGTATTTTATACCAATAACCTTGCAAGTTGAATTACATTACTcttttcatcattattattttttttgtgtgcagATTTTGCCAGTTTATATATTTCCTCATTCTTGAGTTAACTGATTTTGTAGGTTGAGATTAAATGTATGGGACAACCAGTGCTCCCTACATTGCAGCTATATAACTtggttgagttgtggctggatatGGCGTCCACGCCACAGAGAATTCCAGCAACTATTGGGTCCTCAGCAAAGGATTTTGTCATGGTCCTGGCTTATGGTCGGAAGGTTCCACACACTTGATCTTGCTTCCCCTTTCATACTTTTAATGCACCTTGAAAATCTTCTTCATAGCATAGTCACTTACCATCACCACCGTGAAGGATACTGGATAGGATAAGATAGgccaaataaattataaagaatttCTCATCTGGTAGTCGCTGTAATGCTCATTACATCCTGATTTTTCATGaccatcttttttatttattaaattcgcATATTCCAATACTTTGGAGTTCACATGTGACTTAGATATAAGAAGCTACGGGCCACCATGCCTCCTGGTTAGAAGAGGCCATTTGTTGAAAATTTGACATTTGAATCAAGACGATTCTTTGTTTTTTACCCCTTattctatttgtttgttttccaaTAGCCAGAAAATGCAAACAATGACCCGAAACTTCCCACTTTCCACCAGAGCAGAATAAACTTTTTAtagtaaataagtttttaaaaagagattaatttgtttgtactgtgtaaagatttttatattgtcgattaacaattattataaaaaccagtaaactaattatatatactACCGGTCTTAACTGACCTGCTCATGCCTCCGGGCActttattttgaagaaattaaagtgctTAAAGTAAGGTTACTCCGAATGCATTAGCATTGGATAATACCACAAGATTCTGATTTGTTGGCGTTTGAGATCAAAGTAATGATTATCAGGCACATTAAATACTACTTTTACTTGAGGTTATTGTAGATTTCTAGTTTATGAAAATAtgttctaacaaaaaaaaaactgtaaagaacatatttttttcccttgaagcctattcattcatatattataaaatataagtattattgtgagtattttgtttaatgagtCATGTGactttaaagtattttattttagaaaaatatttttacttaaatttaaataatcttaattgaatttgaattttaaattttaataggtcttattaaatcaataaaaaaaactacatttcttaactaaaacaatttatttgatatttttttttcaaaatcaatttttttctattccaaTCTAATAATacagtttattaattattattattgatagtaAAGGCATTgttgcattattttttatttttcaaaatgtaatgattattttattttcatattttttttttaatttttaaaaatatgtaattgcattattatgtattaatatttttttatatttctcttaaattaaaaacttcaacagttaattatatttctcacatattttcattcactttatttttattcaaattaaacgcTTTATaagtttactttttaaattgcATAAAGCAGGTTTAAGCACCATCAAGCATGGGGAAGGACCATGATCTCGTTCACAATAGTTTGACATTAGGAGATATTTACCTCAAGGTATAATATTGCTTATATGATAATTACATTCTCAAAaagattatgttttaaaaaatagatcaaTTTACTTCGAGAGTTATAATTACTCAATAttccttttcttaaatttaatggtcgtaataaatcaataatattatcagttatatttcaagaaaataaataataagaacgAAAAATAAAAGAGTCACTCTTAGTATATTAGTATATGTTAATCTCTTCTCCTAAAAAATatgaacattttatttattttttgtttgaaatatgaACATGTTTGGTTGACACTACCAAAAATATATGATCAttgaatatatattaaagaatatATCATTATAAGTATAATTTCTCATGAACTAATCATTAGATAACACAATGACAATAATTATCAAACTTTTGTGGTCTAGCTAGTAGccatagtattaaaaaaattatggttaTGGTTCATTATAAGGTTATGATTCATTTCTCACATTCATTTTTCTATCTAAAtatccaagaatcaagatattTGAGATATCAAGATTAACATGCTCCAAAAACTCCTTAGGGATCACTAGAGACTTCCGGAAAGAATTGGCGTTCCGTGGTTCTGTTTTGCCGTTATTCAATTGTTTTCCCTTTTCAAGACTCCACTCACACTCACATGGGGACTGAAAAGACTAGGCTTTCCCGGAGAACAACACATGCGAGTCATAATAATCAACAAATCACAACTCCAAAAGGCACACGCTTTCCCTCCAAAGCAAACTCAAAATAATGCCATTAGGAACCCAACATTGGCCACAACTTGGAGCACCCTGCAAACAATTATCCTAGTAAACCTTTTTTAGTCGTTGAAAGATGCATGATGCATCTATTATTAATGGGATTTCTTAGAAATTCCCTTTAAACTTTATCCATTTCCGACAGCGTATAATCTATCATTAAGGACCTTTTTGTATAGCGTGATTTTGCCAAAGCAAGAAAACATCCACTAGACGGGTAACTACCATTTAACGCGTTTGCAGAACGAGCAAACACAGACATGAAATCTTTCTCACAGCCTAACATTGAATCATTGATGGTCTAGCAAGTAGCAACCCTTCCTACTATTTTActctaaaaaagataaaaaggcaTGCTAACATCATATTCAAAATGAACCTATTATCAATACTCAAATAGTATTGAATCATTGACGATATACCTAGCTATATGCCATCGAGATGTTAGACAGGATAAACGCTTAGAATAACTTTTAAGAGGTTGAATAGAAGTACAAAATTAAATTCGGATGTTAACTGAAAATGAATATCTTAGTAAAGAACGGGAGACTATTTGCAAAATGAAATGCACGTAGCCTTtaatataaatcaaatattacaAAGCAAGagcatatcaaaatcaaaatagcaAACGATACACCGTAATTGGAACTCTAACTACACAATTGAAACCCTTCAATTAATCCAAAAAATTTACAAACCAAAACCCCATCCCAGCAAAACATATTgtgaaaaaaaagttgtatacACGAAAAGGCAGAATAAATAACGTAACCTTTTTTTTCCCCACTTGTCCCGTTAAGAATGCATGAACACTTATTCTCTTCCCCGGTACCCAAATGCTTAAAAAAAACCATGGTATACTAACATTtccataaaataaatgtaacgTTATAGTAATGTAACAGTATTCAAATCTTGATTGACCACTAAGTATGAACTAGATACGAAGGAAATATTCATCTTGGTGCGCTTACGATACGAAGATTTATCTTTGCTTGTGAGAGAAATAACTTTGTACCAACAAAGATTTATCTTTGCTTCTGAGAGAAATAACTTTGTACTAACACCATgacgaaggaaaaaaaaaagtatagcaAATGAATGAGATCTATTATATAAGTGTGTACCCTCCCGTTCCTTTCGTAGGGGTACCCCCAACGAACGAAAGCAACCCTCCATCGTGCTCATCCACGTACAAATCCTCCGTGCTCCTAAACGAAGCGTGCAACACCACCAGCACAATCCCAATGATCACCGAACCCACCACGTTCACCCACACGCCGGTGAGCACCAATCCCACGACGGTCGCCGCCGCAAGAACCGTCGCCACCGCCCTATCATCCACCGCAGTGCCCAACACCACCAAGGGCTCGTCGCGGAAGAAGTAGAGGAAGAACCACACCACGAGCGCCACCAAGTACACGATGATCGAGACCGGGTGCCAGAGGAGGCTCAGGAACAAAACGAACAGCACGATCATGAAGTAGTTCACGCGGAAGTGATCGAGGTTGCGCCTCACGCGCATCGTCGCTTCGCCGATCGAGTAAGGGCGCGTGAATGAGAAGAGCGCGAACACCTCTTCCCATGGTCGGCGCGTGGCGAAAGAAGAGCGCGTGGTTGTCGCGGGGCGTGTGACGAAATAGGAGGCAGTGGAGTTAGATGATGAGGGCGAGGGGAGAGAACTGTAATGAGGCGCTGAAGAAGACGTTGACGTCATCGCATGTAGagagattcaaattcaaatccgAAACTTGGAAAGTTTAAGGGTAAATGGATCTAAATTGATGAAACTATAGATCCGGTAATGGAAgacgaaggagaagaagaagaagaagattcaggAGAAAGTTGTGTACTTTGTGTGGTGGAATCAAGGGTGTCGTTTAGATGTTgtgctataaaaaaaaaaaaaaaggaaaataaaggaAGCGTTTCGTGTTTTGGGTGTCGTTTAGTTCATAATCAACGATGCCAGCGAGTCCATGAAATCCCGTGGGGAACTGGAGTGTGTTAGGGTCCCACTGAGCAGCAACATGACAAGTTTACAACTAACTAGCGGCTGTTGTCTACGCataattgtgattattattattaattgaaaattgcGAATGGTTCAAGTAAGCAAGAAAATTAGCATTATTGACTATTGTTTGGCATTTTTGGCTTTTGACAACGTGTTAGTGCACGTTGTGACAACAAGTTCGCAACAAGAAACTACAACGCAGAATATGAAGATTGtctgttgttttgttttgtttttcggaTGTGAAGGATTTTCAAGAGGGTGGTGGTGAAGTTTGGAATTATTTCATTTCGCGTATCACAGTTCGGTTCAGTCTCACGAGTGACCCGTGACTTGGAAATGATGAATTCTGCATGTATGAGAAATCTGACTCATTGAAGAATAGTCCCCATTCTGAAATTTGCAGGTTCTCTTGCTGTACTTTGCAAATGTTAGGAAACATAATCACAGAGgaggaaaaagagaagaatattgtACTCAAACTAGAAGTGTATTAGAACGAGTAAAAGTAAAATTACAAGAAGTATTATGGGTTTATTTATATAGTCAATTAATTTTCTACATCTCTAATAGCAAAGGAATAGA is a genomic window containing:
- the LOC100816074 gene encoding PRA1 family protein F3 is translated as MTSTSSSAPHYSSLPSPSSSNSTASYFVTRPATTTRSSFATRRPWEEVFALFSFTRPYSIGEATMRVRRNLDHFRVNYFMIVLFVLFLSLLWHPVSIIVYLVALVVWFFLYFFRDEPLVVLGTAVDDRAVATVLAAATVVGLVLTGVWVNVVGSVIIGIVLVVLHASFRSTEDLYVDEHDGGLLSFVGGTPTKGTGGYTLI